From a region of the Synechococcus sp. PCC 7335 genome:
- a CDS encoding aldo/keto reductase, which produces MFKNRKKFDPVRRGLLTGSAAAATAMALGARRTAAQSGTASVTSAPAPGRRMLGSLEVSEIGLGVQNMHRTFHTIVPNRGDMIQLIRTAFDEGVTFFDCAEVYGPHKCERILGEAMAPFRDQAQITTKFGFDVDLETGEFRGGVISDPARIRQAVEGSLRRLRTDRIDLLYQHRVDPNVPIEEVAGTVSDLMKEGKVLNWGLSEMGPNTLRRAHAALPVTAVQNEYSILYRGMEDDILPICQELGIGVVPFAPLGYGFLTGAVDMETMFAPSDFRALTSRMDPENREVNMALVELASNWANRKGVNPGQIALAWLMAQGPSIVPIPGTTQMPHLRDNIAAANVTFDAAELSEFTTALDAIEVQGERAPAIVMEWNGAEAREI; this is translated from the coding sequence ATGTTTAAAAATAGGAAGAAGTTCGATCCCGTTCGCCGTGGCCTTTTGACTGGAAGCGCCGCCGCAGCGACCGCCATGGCTCTTGGAGCTCGCCGCACTGCTGCGCAATCCGGCACGGCGTCCGTCACGTCCGCGCCCGCACCTGGCCGCCGAATGCTTGGCAGTCTGGAAGTCTCCGAAATTGGCCTTGGTGTGCAGAATATGCACCGCACCTTCCACACCATCGTCCCCAATCGCGGCGATATGATCCAACTGATCCGCACTGCTTTTGATGAGGGAGTCACCTTTTTCGATTGTGCTGAGGTGTATGGCCCGCACAAATGCGAGCGTATCCTGGGGGAGGCCATGGCACCGTTCCGGGATCAGGCGCAAATCACGACGAAGTTTGGTTTCGATGTTGACCTTGAAACGGGCGAATTTCGCGGCGGGGTGATCAGCGATCCGGCGCGCATCCGGCAAGCTGTTGAAGGGTCGCTGCGCCGCCTGCGCACCGATCGGATAGACCTGCTCTATCAGCATCGCGTCGATCCCAATGTGCCTATCGAAGAAGTCGCAGGAACGGTTTCTGATTTGATGAAGGAGGGTAAAGTCCTAAACTGGGGGCTGTCGGAGATGGGGCCTAATACACTGCGCCGAGCCCACGCTGCCTTGCCTGTCACTGCCGTACAGAATGAATATTCAATACTCTACAGAGGCATGGAAGACGACATTCTCCCAATCTGCCAGGAATTAGGTATTGGCGTCGTTCCGTTTGCGCCGCTCGGCTATGGCTTCCTTACGGGAGCGGTCGATATGGAGACAATGTTCGCGCCCAGTGATTTTCGTGCGCTTACATCCCGAATGGATCCCGAAAATCGCGAGGTAAACATGGCACTCGTAGAGCTTGCAAGCAACTGGGCTAATCGTAAGGGTGTCAATCCGGGGCAGATCGCACTGGCTTGGCTCATGGCACAAGGCCCGTCGATTGTGCCTATACCCGGCACAACGCAAATGCCGCATCTGCGCGACAATATCGCTGCGGCGAACGTGACATTCGACGCAGCAGAGTTATCCGAATTTACAACTGCGCTTGATGCAATTGAGGTGCAGGGCGAGCGCGCCCCCGCAATTGTCATGGAATGGAACGGGGCAGAGGCTCGCGAGATTTAA
- a CDS encoding GNAT family N-acetyltransferase, whose translation MNKLAGLTLSLPGYSVKLLSPEDATMLQSLYEQCTEFALLTDGQSPPSTAARDEFEALPDGKTTQDKYIFGLFDKNDLIGMIESIRHYPDNQTWWLGLMMLSPEQRGKGLGSELYQAFETWVTAQEIKQVSLSVVEANKLGLQFWKSLGFEVVKKMEPQQFGNKTHAVYVMSRPVATTA comes from the coding sequence ATGAATAAATTAGCAGGTCTTACATTGAGTCTTCCTGGGTACTCAGTAAAGCTCCTCAGCCCAGAGGACGCGACAATGCTACAAAGCCTTTACGAACAATGCACGGAGTTTGCTCTTTTAACTGATGGTCAATCGCCCCCATCAACAGCAGCGCGTGACGAATTTGAGGCTCTGCCAGATGGAAAAACGACTCAAGACAAATATATTTTTGGTTTATTTGATAAGAACGACTTGATTGGGATGATCGAGTCGATTCGACACTATCCGGACAATCAAACATGGTGGCTGGGGTTGATGATGCTGAGTCCCGAGCAACGAGGTAAAGGATTGGGTTCAGAGCTTTATCAGGCGTTTGAAACCTGGGTAACAGCACAGGAAATCAAGCAAGTATCATTGTCTGTGGTTGAGGCTAACAAGCTAGGATTACAGTTCTGGAAAAGCTTGGGATTTGAGGTTGTCAAAAAAATGGAACCTCAACAGTTTGGTAATAAAACTCATGCAGTTTATGTAATGAGTCGTCCTGTAGCAACAACAGCATAG
- a CDS encoding recombinase family protein: MKVGYARVSTFEQDLDLQLDALNEEGCDRVFCDQGESGAKAHRPEWNNCLDHLREGDVLVIWKLDRASRSTKHLIELAEDLDKRGVELKSLKEQIDTASAMGKFFFRMTASISELERDIIRERTLAGLAAARARGRKGGRKKSITEGQMLEAKRLAEAGELSITDICMKVGISRASYYRLVTPETAS, translated from the coding sequence ATGAAGGTTGGCTACGCTCGGGTCTCTACTTTTGAGCAGGATTTGGATTTGCAGCTTGATGCTCTAAATGAAGAGGGATGCGATCGCGTCTTCTGCGACCAGGGCGAAAGCGGAGCGAAGGCTCATCGCCCGGAGTGGAATAATTGCCTCGATCATTTGAGGGAAGGAGACGTGCTAGTTATTTGGAAGCTGGATCGCGCTAGTCGTTCGACAAAGCATTTAATTGAACTGGCCGAAGACTTAGATAAAAGAGGAGTTGAGCTGAAAAGTCTGAAAGAACAGATTGATACTGCTTCAGCGATGGGGAAATTCTTCTTTCGGATGACGGCATCGATCTCAGAGCTAGAGCGCGACATCATTCGTGAGCGCACCCTAGCAGGACTGGCGGCAGCTAGAGCGCGAGGACGTAAAGGCGGCAGAAAGAAAAGCATCACAGAAGGGCAGATGCTGGAGGCAAAGCGCCTTGCCGAAGCAGGTGAGCTGAGCATTACAGACATTTGCATGAAGGTTGGCATTAGTCGCGCTAGCTACTATCGCCTCGTCACTCCGGAGACGGCTTCCTAA
- a CDS encoding IS1 family transposase, giving the protein MLDHQPTRPACHSKQVVKNGKIHNGKQNHRCKNCGRQFVKDPQQKRISDATKALIDDLLLERLSMNNPSKGIVKLISMSQF; this is encoded by the coding sequence ATGTTAGACCATCAGCCGACCCGTCCTGCTTGTCACTCAAAGCAGGTCGTCAAGAACGGTAAAATTCATAATGGGAAACAGAATCATCGATGTAAAAACTGTGGTCGCCAATTTGTTAAAGACCCTCAGCAAAAGCGCATTAGCGATGCCACTAAAGCCCTGATTGATGACCTCTTGCTAGAGCGACTGTCGATGAACAATCCATCAAAGGGCATTGTCAAGTTGATCTCGATGAGCCAATTTTAG
- a CDS encoding DUF4258 domain-containing protein: MTMLMVEIRRKFAEEQFEFSKHAVDQSILRQIRVQEIREVIANGQVIEDYPEDKYGPSCLISGSTQAQRPIHIQCSYPTRLLVKVITVYEPDPQRWNHNFTQRRRKDDDK, from the coding sequence ATGACTATGCTGATGGTAGAGATACGTCGTAAGTTTGCTGAGGAGCAGTTCGAGTTTTCTAAACACGCTGTCGATCAATCTATCCTGCGTCAGATTCGTGTTCAAGAGATTAGAGAGGTCATTGCAAACGGCCAAGTTATAGAGGACTACCCAGAAGATAAGTACGGCCCGAGTTGCTTAATCTCAGGTTCGACGCAGGCACAACGTCCTATCCATATCCAATGCAGTTATCCCACTCGTTTACTCGTCAAAGTCATCACAGTATACGAACCTGACCCTCAGCGGTGGAATCACAACTTTACTCAAAGGAGACGCAAAGACGATGACAAATAA
- a CDS encoding DUF2087 domain-containing protein: MIGRDQVKKMLSRLLNGGLLNRLPKKFSDTELLMASAASSFSAKQQYSEQEVNDHLVNWLRGFTDPTGLDHVTVRRCLIDLKFLLRNPSGSSYWTNEAKISSVLALEARSIHPRDVLSEIQREREARKRVARNDHE; encoded by the coding sequence GTGATTGGAAGAGATCAGGTGAAGAAGATGCTGTCGAGGTTACTAAATGGCGGACTTCTCAACCGATTGCCTAAGAAGTTTTCTGATACAGAGTTGCTCATGGCATCAGCAGCATCGAGTTTTAGCGCGAAGCAACAATATTCTGAGCAGGAGGTCAATGACCATCTTGTAAATTGGCTTAGAGGATTTACCGACCCAACTGGATTAGATCATGTCACAGTAAGGCGTTGCTTAATTGACCTGAAATTTCTTCTCAGAAATCCATCAGGGTCTTCCTACTGGACGAACGAAGCGAAAATATCATCAGTCTTAGCATTAGAGGCTAGAAGCATTCATCCACGTGATGTCTTATCTGAAATACAACGTGAACGGGAAGCGAGAAAGCGAGTAGCACGAAACGATCATGAATAA
- a CDS encoding transposase, protein MVFALIQTGSVSLTKWTTYLPCRGLYAQSKQRRVRRWLGNSRINIHRLYKPLIQAALATWEAECLYLCLDTSLFWEQYCLIRLAVVYRGRSIPLAWRVLEHNSASVAFEAYEELLRQSTQYLPSNANMILLADRGFVHTRAMTLIKQLGWHYRIRIKSDTWIWRPGSGWCQPKSFHLERGRALCFHHIRLHRHEQYGPVHVIIGRNNINGELWAVVSDQPTSPQTFMEYALRFDIEEGFLDDQSAGWNLQRSEIRGLTDLSRLWFILAVATLYVTAQGVAVVQSGRRRWIDTHWDRGNSYFRIGLEWTKAALLNGWQVIKQACFTSHIDPQPAMASRPQHNKKSGRLLDFSVITVKFVPD, encoded by the coding sequence ATGGTGTTTGCGCTGATTCAAACCGGCAGCGTCAGCCTGACAAAGTGGACAACCTACTTGCCCTGTCGCGGTCTCTACGCCCAGAGTAAACAAAGACGGGTGCGTCGCTGGTTAGGCAATAGCCGCATCAACATCCACCGATTGTACAAACCGCTGATTCAAGCGGCCTTGGCGACCTGGGAAGCCGAGTGCCTTTATCTTTGTTTAGACACCTCGCTGTTTTGGGAGCAGTACTGCTTAATTCGGCTAGCCGTGGTGTATCGAGGCCGCTCCATTCCTCTGGCTTGGCGAGTTCTAGAACACAACAGTGCCTCTGTTGCGTTTGAAGCCTATGAAGAACTGCTCAGGCAGTCTACGCAATACTTGCCTTCAAACGCAAACATGATTCTGTTGGCCGACCGAGGCTTTGTGCATACCCGTGCGATGACGCTGATAAAACAACTCGGCTGGCACTACCGCATCCGTATCAAAAGTGACACCTGGATTTGGCGACCCGGTTCCGGCTGGTGTCAACCTAAATCGTTTCACCTAGAACGAGGTCGGGCACTATGTTTCCACCACATCAGACTCCATCGTCACGAACAGTACGGCCCAGTGCATGTCATCATCGGGCGCAACAACATCAATGGTGAACTTTGGGCCGTCGTCAGCGACCAGCCCACTAGCCCGCAAACCTTTATGGAATATGCCTTGCGCTTCGATATCGAGGAAGGATTTTTAGACGACCAGTCCGCCGGTTGGAATCTACAACGCTCTGAGATTCGAGGCCTCACTGACCTCTCTCGCTTATGGTTTATTCTGGCAGTAGCCACGCTTTACGTCACGGCTCAAGGCGTAGCGGTTGTGCAATCAGGCCGTAGGCGATGGATTGACACACACTGGGATAGAGGCAACAGCTACTTTCGCATCGGATTGGAGTGGACTAAGGCGGCTCTGCTCAACGGTTGGCAGGTGATTAAACAGGCTTGTTTTACCTCTCACATTGATCCGCAACCGGCGATGGCTTCTAGGCCACAACACAACAAGAAGTCCGGGCGCTTGCTCGATTTCAGCGTGATTACCGTTAAGTTTGTTCCTGATTAA
- a CDS encoding response regulator transcription factor: MIILIVEDDPAQLRPLCIALSESGHLVDGVENAQEAQWLVSHKDYDLLILDWMLPVLSGVSLCQHYRTLGKIAPVMMLTAKDTTADKVVGLDAGADDYLVKPVDIPELLARVRALGRRSPQWHGDRLSLGDLYLNTSTLTLERQKSCIRLSSREFHLMEYLMRRSGQVITRDNIEQTLWIWGTEPESNAVTALIWRLRQRLNELGAKSWLKTVYGTGYRLQHPEEVP; this comes from the coding sequence ATGATTATCCTGATTGTTGAAGATGATCCGGCTCAGCTACGGCCACTATGCATTGCCCTTTCCGAGTCGGGACACTTGGTCGATGGGGTCGAGAATGCTCAAGAGGCTCAATGGCTGGTTAGCCATAAGGATTACGATTTGCTGATTTTGGACTGGATGCTACCTGTACTCAGCGGCGTGTCTTTGTGTCAACACTACAGAACGCTTGGCAAAATAGCGCCTGTGATGATGCTAACGGCAAAAGATACTACCGCCGACAAGGTTGTGGGCCTAGATGCCGGAGCGGATGATTATCTAGTAAAGCCCGTGGACATTCCTGAGTTGCTGGCTCGGGTAAGGGCACTGGGTCGGCGATCTCCCCAGTGGCATGGCGATCGCCTCAGCCTTGGTGACCTCTATCTGAATACTTCAACCCTCACTTTAGAGCGTCAAAAATCATGTATTCGTCTTTCCAGTCGCGAATTCCATTTGATGGAGTACCTGATGCGAAGATCGGGCCAGGTCATCACCCGCGATAACATTGAACAAACCTTGTGGATCTGGGGAACCGAGCCAGAAAGCAACGCAGTAACAGCCCTTATTTGGCGACTGCGGCAGAGGCTGAATGAGCTGGGTGCCAAAAGCTGGTTGAAAACCGTTTATGGTACAGGCTATCGTCTCCAGCATCCAGAAGAAGTCCCCTGA
- a CDS encoding TetR/AcrR family transcriptional regulator: MGRPRKFDSEAVLNVALRHFWSSGYTAAKLDDICQEAGITKPSLYNAFGDKSNLYTAALGYYEKAFQARVMQALNAAGTAEEALEQYFDQTASILADPAFPNGCLRVKTLSECATSHPELIKVACTQRDASINALVAVLGQYGYSGDRAREIADFAVILSDGLAASALVVSSKRLKKNACLAAKTTQTLLAPD; this comes from the coding sequence ATGGGACGACCAAGAAAATTTGATTCTGAAGCAGTACTGAACGTTGCTCTTCGGCACTTTTGGTCGAGTGGCTACACGGCTGCCAAACTAGACGACATTTGCCAGGAAGCTGGCATCACTAAGCCCAGTCTTTACAATGCCTTTGGCGACAAAAGCAACCTCTACACAGCAGCGCTAGGTTATTACGAGAAGGCATTCCAGGCCCGAGTGATGCAGGCGTTAAACGCTGCAGGGACCGCTGAAGAAGCTCTGGAACAATACTTTGATCAAACTGCTTCGATCCTGGCTGATCCCGCGTTTCCTAATGGATGCTTGAGGGTAAAAACGCTCTCTGAATGTGCAACCTCGCATCCCGAACTCATTAAAGTTGCCTGTACTCAGCGCGATGCCAGTATCAATGCGCTAGTAGCAGTGCTTGGTCAATACGGCTACTCTGGTGATCGCGCCAGAGAGATAGCCGATTTTGCTGTTATCCTTAGCGATGGATTAGCCGCTAGCGCACTAGTCGTCTCGTCTAAGCGGCTAAAAAAGAATGCCTGTCTGGCGGCAAAGACCACGCAGACATTACTAGCTCCCGACTGA
- a CDS encoding cupin domain-containing protein, whose product MFKIISLVVAFLLSMMFCVQAFASEPADRLMGPAAVQWRENSEIAGVKSAVAVGDPSTAELYALLGKMDEGTVFPLHHHPDDRITTVISGIMYYGVAEEDTSEQMNLEAAVAYPAGSVVYTPAGTLHYMWAKEGELVAQETGFGPTGIDFIDASENEN is encoded by the coding sequence ATGTTTAAAATAATCTCGCTTGTTGTCGCTTTTTTGCTATCGATGATGTTTTGTGTACAGGCGTTTGCGTCAGAGCCGGCTGATCGGCTGATGGGGCCAGCCGCTGTTCAGTGGCGCGAAAATTCAGAAATTGCGGGTGTCAAGAGTGCTGTGGCCGTCGGTGACCCATCTACGGCGGAACTCTATGCCCTGCTCGGCAAAATGGATGAGGGCACTGTTTTTCCGCTGCATCACCATCCTGACGACAGAATCACCACTGTGATTTCGGGCATTATGTACTACGGCGTCGCGGAAGAGGATACCAGCGAGCAGATGAACCTAGAGGCAGCAGTTGCTTATCCTGCTGGCTCAGTTGTGTATACACCAGCTGGGACGCTTCATTACATGTGGGCCAAAGAAGGAGAGCTTGTCGCTCAAGAAACGGGGTTTGGACCGACGGGTATCGACTTTATCGACGCTAGTGAAAATGAAAATTAG
- a CDS encoding cell wall metabolism sensor histidine kinase WalK yields the protein MFTRSRLNLAYWFALSMGSILIAFTGAVYYLEAEDRLRAFDESLHTAVKQAEDRAYYRPEQGDWLLSIEPGTTLIGENASPPQNKLVYIRWYNIDRQLIQFAGRSPNQPQLTGTTPYFQTIRVDNVTGEEPSERDLTHQTLRQLTAPIKYNNITVGYIQAATPLAPLRADLNQALVVLTLGVPITLGIIGLTGWVLSGIAMQPIRQSYDRLQRFTADASHELRNPLAAVLSNAQVALIPNVQASSRANCVREIETAAKAMSELIDNLLFLARHEGPIEGAALSQRMSIQELLISLCEYGKAQSFQKKRQFIYDIPSVKTVVKADSQLLRRAFTNLLDNAFKYTKKHGIVELCLQVQSHSVLIQVKDDGTGIPEVDLPKIFERFYRIDAARSRHTGGFGLGLSITQQIIHAHSGEITVVSTVGKGSTFQVRLPIS from the coding sequence ATGTTCACTCGTAGCCGCCTTAATCTTGCTTACTGGTTTGCCCTCTCTATGGGGAGTATCTTGATCGCGTTCACAGGCGCAGTCTACTACCTCGAAGCTGAGGATCGGCTGCGAGCCTTTGATGAAAGTCTGCATACAGCTGTGAAACAAGCGGAAGATAGAGCCTACTACCGTCCGGAACAGGGCGATTGGCTTCTCTCTATCGAGCCCGGAACCACACTCATTGGTGAGAATGCTTCTCCCCCACAGAATAAATTGGTTTACATCCGCTGGTACAACATAGATAGGCAATTAATCCAGTTTGCGGGCCGCTCGCCCAACCAACCACAGTTAACAGGTACGACACCCTACTTTCAGACTATTCGTGTCGATAATGTCACAGGCGAGGAGCCTTCAGAGCGTGACTTGACACACCAGACGCTGCGTCAACTAACAGCTCCAATTAAGTACAACAATATTACTGTTGGCTATATCCAAGCTGCTACTCCGTTGGCTCCGCTACGAGCCGATCTTAATCAGGCGCTTGTTGTTTTGACACTTGGCGTGCCGATTACACTCGGCATTATTGGCCTAACGGGGTGGGTCTTAAGCGGCATTGCCATGCAGCCAATCCGTCAGTCTTATGATCGTCTACAGCGTTTTACTGCCGATGCTTCTCATGAATTACGCAATCCTTTAGCGGCGGTTCTTAGCAATGCTCAGGTTGCTCTGATTCCTAATGTTCAGGCTAGCTCGCGAGCAAACTGCGTTAGAGAAATTGAAACGGCTGCGAAGGCGATGAGCGAGCTGATTGACAATCTTTTGTTTTTAGCTCGCCATGAGGGGCCAATTGAGGGTGCTGCGCTCAGCCAACGTATGAGCATTCAAGAATTACTGATATCGCTCTGTGAATACGGCAAAGCCCAATCATTTCAAAAAAAACGTCAATTTATTTATGACATTCCATCGGTCAAAACAGTCGTTAAAGCCGATTCGCAGCTTCTGCGCCGCGCCTTTACAAATCTCTTAGACAATGCTTTCAAATACACAAAAAAGCATGGCATCGTTGAACTTTGCTTGCAGGTTCAATCTCACAGTGTTCTTATTCAGGTTAAAGACGATGGGACAGGCATCCCAGAGGTAGACCTGCCTAAAATTTTTGAGCGCTTTTACCGAATTGATGCAGCGCGATCTCGTCACACAGGCGGATTTGGTCTCGGTCTATCCATCACTCAACAAATCATCCATGCCCACAGTGGAGAAATCACCGTCGTGAGTACTGTCGGCAAAGGCAGCACTTTTCAGGTTCGATTGCCTATAAGCTAG
- a CDS encoding AAA family ATPase, translated as MSQSGAEQPSQKQENIVQGINFGDGDNTLTFAPVQVETQIETQIVQISTKKVTQRELINASPYKGLKRFNFSDRERFFGRDTLIRRLLKAVNQSSLSLVLGASGSGKSSVVRAGVIPEFKNSLPAMKFYDFIFTPGKDPFESLYRCFLSEEKDYQFSESTVNIVRKQRAETLSQTINKLKKDDEHWLFFIDQFEELFTNYSDPEVSQSFIDGIVEVAEAQISSVRIVLAMRSDFLEQFSSYPALGEILNQNNIHLVTNMHPDELRQAIEQPAAKHGVIFEEGLVEQIIKDVQGQSGYLPLLQYTLDLLWESERLELAADAHPNIEDRTLNWSTYNKLEGVRGALQKRVNQIYQNQNQEEQIATKQIFLRLVNIISTESGSKAVSRRAYRSEFIGEYIEKILKVFVDENLLVSSYEYFSREDFLSSDTSNRHQHATVELSHEILLSSWDSLRRWLEEEREAIILKNWIADETLRWQKVREEYSDSKARSELLRGTRLGQISVLRDSSAFKKLGGLSDLEHQYIEASINWHDIQQKQAKRRRWLAVIGLSVFSIVALGLSLFAWLQAQETAKASAEAIEQREIAERQKEEAIKQQKIAEERQLEAQEQKKVAEERQLEAQEQKKVAEEQRRIAEEQEQIALKEKENAEIEALIARVQSRFLVRISDFNEAIIEENNIRAPSSVLSDYYYSWYLDQEYDDPDMNKLTKMIKTSCPDAKNVMDCEEWLDRFFPDR; from the coding sequence ATGAGCCAATCAGGAGCAGAGCAGCCATCTCAAAAACAAGAAAATATCGTCCAAGGCATTAATTTTGGCGATGGGGATAACACGCTTACCTTTGCTCCAGTACAAGTTGAAACACAGATCGAGACACAAATCGTTCAAATTTCTACTAAGAAGGTAACACAACGAGAGCTTATTAACGCTTCTCCATACAAAGGATTGAAACGATTTAACTTTTCTGATCGAGAACGCTTCTTTGGTCGAGATACTTTAATTAGACGCTTGCTTAAAGCCGTGAATCAAAGTAGCCTAAGCCTCGTATTAGGGGCATCTGGAAGCGGTAAGTCCTCCGTTGTTAGAGCTGGAGTGATTCCAGAGTTCAAGAATTCACTCCCAGCCATGAAATTTTATGATTTCATTTTTACACCTGGCAAAGATCCCTTTGAATCTCTTTATCGGTGCTTTTTAAGTGAGGAGAAAGATTATCAGTTCAGTGAGTCTACAGTTAACATTGTTCGTAAGCAAAGAGCTGAAACCCTTTCGCAAACTATCAATAAGTTAAAGAAAGACGATGAGCATTGGTTATTCTTTATCGATCAATTTGAAGAACTATTCACTAACTACAGTGATCCTGAAGTTAGCCAGAGTTTTATTGACGGAATTGTTGAGGTTGCCGAAGCACAGATTAGTTCTGTCAGAATTGTGCTTGCCATGCGGTCAGACTTTTTGGAACAGTTTAGTTCCTATCCAGCACTAGGTGAAATTTTAAACCAGAACAACATCCATCTGGTCACAAATATGCACCCTGATGAGTTACGGCAAGCGATCGAACAACCTGCAGCTAAACATGGAGTCATATTTGAAGAGGGCTTAGTTGAGCAAATTATTAAAGATGTTCAAGGGCAGAGTGGCTATCTTCCCTTGCTACAATACACCCTAGATTTACTTTGGGAAAGTGAGCGTTTAGAGCTTGCAGCAGATGCTCATCCAAACATTGAAGATCGAACGCTCAATTGGTCAACTTATAATAAACTCGAAGGAGTTCGAGGGGCATTACAAAAACGAGTTAACCAAATCTATCAAAATCAAAATCAGGAGGAGCAGATTGCCACCAAACAGATTTTTTTGAGATTAGTCAATATTATTAGTACTGAATCTGGAAGTAAAGCTGTTAGTAGACGAGCCTACCGTTCTGAATTTATCGGAGAATACATAGAAAAAATTCTAAAAGTATTCGTCGATGAAAACTTATTGGTAAGCAGCTATGAATATTTTAGCAGGGAAGACTTTCTGTCCAGTGATACTTCCAATCGACATCAGCACGCGACTGTAGAGCTTTCTCATGAAATTTTACTGAGCTCGTGGGATTCATTACGACGTTGGTTAGAAGAAGAACGAGAAGCAATTATCCTTAAAAATTGGATAGCAGATGAAACTCTTCGATGGCAGAAGGTTCGAGAGGAGTACAGCGATTCTAAAGCCAGAAGTGAATTACTCAGGGGAACAAGATTGGGGCAAATATCAGTTCTAAGGGATAGCAGTGCTTTCAAGAAGCTTGGCGGATTAAGTGATCTAGAACATCAATATATTGAAGCTAGTATCAACTGGCATGATATCCAACAGAAACAAGCCAAAAGACGTCGATGGCTTGCCGTAATTGGACTTAGTGTATTTTCGATAGTCGCTTTAGGACTATCATTGTTTGCGTGGCTTCAAGCACAAGAAACAGCCAAAGCCTCAGCAGAGGCTATTGAGCAGCGAGAAATTGCGGAACGTCAAAAGGAAGAGGCTATCAAACAACAAAAAATAGCCGAAGAGAGACAATTAGAGGCTCAGGAACAGAAGAAAGTAGCCGAAGAGAGACAATTAGAGGCTCAGGAACAGAAGAAAGTAGCCGAAGAGCAACGAAGAATAGCTGAGGAACAAGAACAAATCGCTTTGAAAGAAAAAGAAAATGCTGAGATTGAAGCTTTAATAGCAAGAGTTCAGTCAAGATTTCTTGTTCGCATCTCAGATTTCAATGAGGCAATCATAGAAGAGAACAACATTAGAGCTCCTTCAAGCGTGCTCAGTGACTACTACTATTCATGGTATTTAGACCAGGAATATGATGATCCTGATATGAATAAGCTGACCAAAATGATTAAAACATCCTGCCCTGATGCAAAAAATGTAATGGATTGCGAAGAGTGGCTTGATAGGTTTTTCCCTGATCGATAA